The stretch of DNA TAACACCAAGAACGATTACTGGGTGCCCAGACACAGAAATGAAGGTGCCAGAACACAAATAAAATATGAATTTCTAAAGGATGTGGCTTATCGTATTTATGTTTCCATGGATAATGAAGAATTGTTAAATCAATTGGAGTACAATGTTAGCAGACATAAATGCGTTTATACGATTAGCCTTGGGTTAAGCGAGCTGTTGGCTGATTTTTCCTTTGTTGACATGCAGGATTTTAATTGGCGGGAAAATGATGGTAAGTTTATTGATATTGTTACGGCAGTACCAATGAACGACGTTTTGCAGGGTGGTATTGACATTTCTCCGGGTGAAAGATACCTGAAAGAGAATATGCCAATTAAAATGGATTCAAACAGAGAGGTTACCCAGTACAGTGAGATGTTGACGGAAACCATGGGAAACCATATCAAACTGAAAATAAATGGATTCTGGGAAAGCCATGGTTTAAATATTAATTTGCTGTAATAGATTTGCCCCCGGCTTTACAGACCGGGGGTATCTTTTATCTATCAATAAATCTCATAAGATAGGGAGGTTTTGAGCTGTCTACCACACTTTTAAGCCACCCTGACCAAGATTTAAGTGCTCATCTACTTGGAGTCAGCAGATGGACACAAATGCTCAGTGCCGGTCGTGAAGTAAAATTCTGGGACGCCGGTGTTTTAAATGATATTTTAAAGATTTTATCTTTTGCTCATGATTTTGGAAAAGCTACGCCATATTTTCAAAAATACATTGAGAATCCGTATAAACAGAAAAGTGGCCCCCTGGCCAGACATTCACTTCTGTCCGCCGTAGTTGGTTATAGATTGGCCAAATATTATTTTGAGGGTTACCGGGATGCACAAAAATTAAGCTTGTTTGTTTACGTGGCTATTAAAAGGCATCATGGTAATTTGCACAGTATTGAAGATGAATTCCTTACTTTTAGTGACCAGGATCAAGACTTACTTTTAAAACAGGTTAGATCCATTGACTTTTCAATGCTGGAAGAAACTTGGAAACCTCTCGTTATACAGTTGCCCCCCGGCTTATCCAAGATATTACCCTTTACCTGTGAAAAACTAGAAATTTGGATCAAGGATATGCAAGAGGAGCTAAATCAAATTAGTTTATGGTGGTTGTTAAATGAAGATAAAAATCAGTCTTTTCTTGGAGACAAAAATGAGCCTCAGGCTGAGTATAGTCTTGATAATTATTTCAAATTCTTATATATTTATTCCCTTTTATTGGATGCCGACAAAAGCCAGGTGGGGATAAGGGAATACCACAGGAATAACGTTGAGATATCCTTGAATTTGGTAGATGAATATAAGAAGCATAATCAATGGGACAGTACCGGACTTAACGATTTTAGAAATATGGCCTATGAAGAAATATCCGATAATTTATCCTTGGCGGATCAGGGTAATTTGTTTAAGATCACCCTGCCCACGGGTATGGGGAAAACATTGGCCGCATATAATTTTGCCTTCAGGTTAAGGGATAAAAGGCTTAAGAATAGGGGCATTCCCCCTAGAATTATTTATGCTTTACCATTTTTAAGCGTTATTGATCAGAATTACAATGTTTTATCCGATATCATGGAATTACAAGGATTGACCGGGCACAATATTCTTATAAAACATCACCATTTAGCTGATCCCGTTTATACAATGGGAAAGGGTGAAGATGAAATAACATATTCACCCAACGCTTCAAAGCTGCTAATTGAAGGATGGGCTTCGGAAGTGGTTGTTACTACTTTCGTCCAGTTGTTTGAGACCTTAATTGGATGGAGAAATAGTTGTTTGAGACGTTTTCATAATCTGGCCCATTCCATTATAGTTCTTGATGAAATTCAGGCTTTGCCGGTTTCTTACTGGCAATTGGCACAGCATGTTTTGGAGTACATGATCAACAACATGAATGTGGATATTATATTGGTTACCGCAACTCAGCCCAAGATATTTACGGGTGATATGAACCCCTTCGAACTTGTTAATGCTGAGCAATATTTTGGGAACATGGATAGAATTGCAATGAAAGTGGATTTATTCCCCAGGACCGTGAGCGAATTTGCAGATTCAATTAAAGACGAATTACAGGGGCAGGAAAGAAAAAGCTTTTTATTTATATTTAATACCATTGCATCGGCTAAAGAGTTTTACCAACTCTTAGTGAAAATGGTGGATGAGCCGGTGGCGTTTCTATCCACAGGTGTGGTGATGAAGGATAGAAGCCTTAGAATAAAAGATATTAAGGATAAGAAATACCGTTTTGCCGTCAGTACCCAGTTGGTGGAGGCGGGTGTGGATATAGATTTCGACGTGGTTTATAGGGACTTTGCCCCTATGGATTCAATAAACCAGGCTGCCGGACGCTGTAACCGAAATGGCCTGGGTGAACGTCGCGGGGTTGTAAATATAATTTACCTTGTTCGGGAAAACAAAAAAAGATCATATGCCGGTTTGATATACAACAATACCTCCCTTGATATAACCAAAAGGATATTAAAGGACAAAGGTATGATTTCTGAAAGTGAGCTTTTAGATTTAATAGATTTATATTTCCAACATGCCAAGGATTTGGGTAGGGCCAGTGAGTCCTTTCATTTGTTGGAGGCTTTGCAAAATCTAAGATTTAATTCAGGGGATAATCCAGATGCAGGGGTGAACGATTTTAGACTAATTAAACAGCGAGGTAATCGGGTTAATATTTTTGTAGAATTGGATCGGGAGGCGGAAGAAGTATGGTTGGAATATGAAGATATCGTTCAGCACTGTGAAGATTTTTATCAACGGCAGGAAAGGTTTGAAACAATTAAAAAGGATTTTTATCAATATGTAATCTCTGTTACTGTTAACGAAGGGATGTTTTTGCCCCCTGAGTTTAACAATTTTTGCTATGTTAGTAAGTTTCAGCTCAAAAGTTATTATGATAAAAACCTTGGTTTTGATACTTCTAACTATGAAAATATTTTTTAGCCATTTAACAAGTAGGTTTTTGTTTGTAAATACCTGGCTGGATTGAGTTTAAAATATGCCGGCTGCCGGGCTTAGTATAAAACACGACCTTCCCATGGCCGGCGCTATTATATACATTACGGCAATAATGCTCTTAACTGCCAGGTGGTTGCAAGTGATAAGCATTTTATGAGTTTAGGAGACGTCATCTTTATATGACACAATATCATAGGAGGTAGGTTTTTTGTGAATGCCAGGGAAATCAATGTTAGTGGCACCCTGGTGTGGTATTACTATATCTGCCCCAGGGAAGTCTGGCTAATTGGCCATCAGATTACCGCCGACCAGGATGATGCAAATGTGTCCCTGGGACGGTTTATTCAGGATTATACATATCCACGTGAGCGTAAAGAACTGGCGGTTGGCCAAAGTAAAATGGATGTTTTTCGTGTCACGGATGAGGGTTTGGTTATCGGAGAGGTCAAGAAAAGCTCCAAGTTCAAAAGTAGTGCCCGCATGCAGTTGGCTTTTTATTTAAGCGAGTTAAAGCAACGTGGTATAGAGGCCCGGGGAGAACTGCGTTTTCCCAAAGAAAAACGCAAAGAAGAAGTAATGTTGAACGAGCAAACTGAACGGGAGTTGGACAAGGTATGCCGGGAAATCCTACGTATTCTTTACCTTCCCGCCCCACCGGAGCCTAAAAAGATAAGTTTTTGCAGAAAGTGCGCTTATGCAGAATTCTGCTGGTCGTGAGCGGACAGTCGCAGGCATTTGGATTGCTTTAATATGGAACAGTTAATTGAATCTATTGGGAAGTGTTATTAATGAAGAAAACTCTATATGTTTTTTCCAGTGGCGAACTCTCGCGCAAGGATAATACCCTGTTTTTTGAAACAGAAGAAGGTCGGCGTTTCATCCCGGTGGAAGACACCGGGGAAATTATGATTTTCGGAGAGCTAACCGTCAATAAGAAACTGTTGGAGTTCTTATCTATAAAAGAGATTGTGCTGCATTTTTTTAATTATCATGGCTATTACATGGGTTCATTTTACCCGCGCGAACATCTAAATTCCGGATTTATGACATTAAGGCAAGCTGAGCACTACCTGGATGAGGAAAGGCGTCTAATCATAGCAAAGGAGTTTGTGCGTGGCGCGGCCAGGAACATCCGCCAAGTATTGAAATACTACCATGGCCGGGAAAAGGATGTGGCGCGTCAATTAAATGCGATTGAGAATTTAATTGCGCCCATAGATGAATGCAAGGATATATCAACACTGATGGCCTTGGAGGGGAATATCCGCGACCATTATTATCATGCTTTTGATGAAATAGTGGGCAACCCGGACTTTATCTTCCAAGAGCGCACCAGGCGCCCACCTAAAAATTATTTAAACACACTGATTAGTTTTGGGAATTCTCTAATGTATACTATTTGCCTCAGTGAAATATACAAGACACATCTGGATCCCCGCATCGGTTACTTGCACTCCACCAATTTTCGCCGTTTTACCCTGAACCTTGACTTAGCTGAAATATTTAAACCGATAATAGTGGACAGGTTAATCTTTTCCCTGCTCGGGAAGAAGATGATTACTAAGGAAAGTTTTGACCGGGTTACAGAAGGGATCATGATGAAAGAAAAGGCCAGAAAATGCTTTGTAGAAAACCTGGACGAAAAATTAAAAACTACCATTAAACACAGGGATATTGGGCGTCCGGTTTCTTACCGCAGGTTAATTCGGCTGGAATTGTACAAGATGGAAAAACATTTGATGGGGGAAAAAGAATATCAGGCTTTTGTAGCCAGGTGGTAGAATATAATTAAAGGTTGGTGAAATTACACTGTTCGTTATTCTGGTTTATGATGTTGGGCAAAAGAGAGTGGCTAAAGTATTGAAAAAATGCCGACAGTACCTTAACTGGGTTCAGAATGCCGTACTGGAAGGTGAGGTTTCAGACGCCAATCTAAAAAAGTTAAAAATGGAGTTGGAGCGAATTATTCACAAAGACGAAGACTCGGTCATATTTTACTCTTTGCGTACAACGAAATACTCTTCCCGAGAGATTATGGGTTTAAAAAAAGGAGGAGATGAAAATATAATCTAGAACAAGGGATAAAGTAGGAAAATCTTTGTCGTCGGTCTCCGATAGCGTATAAATGCTAGGGGATCGACGACACTTTGTAATTGAAAAAAACTTGTGGTATAAGGTTCCCGGGAATATTATCACCACAACCCCCAATGTGCTCTTAATTTAGAAGCCTTATTTTTGTGGAAACACGACGGGTTTTTAGACTACCTATGAGGAATTGAAACTGTTGTTGGGCGCGGGATTCCATTTGCCCGAAATATCGTTTTTAGACTACCTATGAGGAATTGAAACCCGCCGAGGCCAATTCATCTAAACCGGTCCCGCCGAGTTTTTAGACTACCTATGAGGAATTGAAACACACATCTGGCAAGGACACAGATTCTGGCTTTAGCAGTTTTTAGACTACCTATGAGGAATTGAAACCCGCCGAGGCCAATTCATCTAAACCGGTCCCGCCGAGTTTTTAGACTACCTATGAGGAATTGAAACACACATCTGGCAAGGACACAGATTCTGGCTTCAGCAGTTTTTAGACTACCTATGAGGAATTGAAACCAAGCAACAATCGTCCAGAGAAACCACACTACTGAAAGTTTTTAGACTACCTATGAGGAATTGAAACTCTAATATTCTATTCAGCACTGTGGCAAGCTCCCCCGTTTTTAG from Desulfoscipio gibsoniae DSM 7213 encodes:
- the cas5b gene encoding type I-B CRISPR-associated protein Cas5b; protein product: MKKKVLIFDLYGDYAHFRKYYTTTSPLTFSIIPPVTLMGVLGAILGLSNQDNLYLKTLNEAGTKVGIQLMKPVKKFRMGMNLINTKNDYWVPRHRNEGARTQIKYEFLKDVAYRIYVSMDNEELLNQLEYNVSRHKCVYTISLGLSELLADFSFVDMQDFNWRENDGKFIDIVTAVPMNDVLQGGIDISPGERYLKENMPIKMDSNREVTQYSEMLTETMGNHIKLKINGFWESHGLNINLL
- the cas3 gene encoding CRISPR-associated helicase Cas3'; this encodes MSTTLLSHPDQDLSAHLLGVSRWTQMLSAGREVKFWDAGVLNDILKILSFAHDFGKATPYFQKYIENPYKQKSGPLARHSLLSAVVGYRLAKYYFEGYRDAQKLSLFVYVAIKRHHGNLHSIEDEFLTFSDQDQDLLLKQVRSIDFSMLEETWKPLVIQLPPGLSKILPFTCEKLEIWIKDMQEELNQISLWWLLNEDKNQSFLGDKNEPQAEYSLDNYFKFLYIYSLLLDADKSQVGIREYHRNNVEISLNLVDEYKKHNQWDSTGLNDFRNMAYEEISDNLSLADQGNLFKITLPTGMGKTLAAYNFAFRLRDKRLKNRGIPPRIIYALPFLSVIDQNYNVLSDIMELQGLTGHNILIKHHHLADPVYTMGKGEDEITYSPNASKLLIEGWASEVVVTTFVQLFETLIGWRNSCLRRFHNLAHSIIVLDEIQALPVSYWQLAQHVLEYMINNMNVDIILVTATQPKIFTGDMNPFELVNAEQYFGNMDRIAMKVDLFPRTVSEFADSIKDELQGQERKSFLFIFNTIASAKEFYQLLVKMVDEPVAFLSTGVVMKDRSLRIKDIKDKKYRFAVSTQLVEAGVDIDFDVVYRDFAPMDSINQAAGRCNRNGLGERRGVVNIIYLVRENKKRSYAGLIYNNTSLDITKRILKDKGMISESELLDLIDLYFQHAKDLGRASESFHLLEALQNLRFNSGDNPDAGVNDFRLIKQRGNRVNIFVELDREAEEVWLEYEDIVQHCEDFYQRQERFETIKKDFYQYVISVTVNEGMFLPPEFNNFCYVSKFQLKSYYDKNLGFDTSNYENIF
- the cas4 gene encoding CRISPR-associated protein Cas4 gives rise to the protein MNAREINVSGTLVWYYYICPREVWLIGHQITADQDDANVSLGRFIQDYTYPRERKELAVGQSKMDVFRVTDEGLVIGEVKKSSKFKSSARMQLAFYLSELKQRGIEARGELRFPKEKRKEEVMLNEQTERELDKVCREILRILYLPAPPEPKKISFCRKCAYAEFCWS
- the cas1b gene encoding type I-B CRISPR-associated endonuclease Cas1b translates to MKKTLYVFSSGELSRKDNTLFFETEEGRRFIPVEDTGEIMIFGELTVNKKLLEFLSIKEIVLHFFNYHGYYMGSFYPREHLNSGFMTLRQAEHYLDEERRLIIAKEFVRGAARNIRQVLKYYHGREKDVARQLNAIENLIAPIDECKDISTLMALEGNIRDHYYHAFDEIVGNPDFIFQERTRRPPKNYLNTLISFGNSLMYTICLSEIYKTHLDPRIGYLHSTNFRRFTLNLDLAEIFKPIIVDRLIFSLLGKKMITKESFDRVTEGIMMKEKARKCFVENLDEKLKTTIKHRDIGRPVSYRRLIRLELYKMEKHLMGEKEYQAFVARW
- the cas2 gene encoding CRISPR-associated endonuclease Cas2, translated to MFVILVYDVGQKRVAKVLKKCRQYLNWVQNAVLEGEVSDANLKKLKMELERIIHKDEDSVIFYSLRTTKYSSREIMGLKKGGDENII